From the Diceros bicornis minor isolate mBicDic1 chromosome 19, mDicBic1.mat.cur, whole genome shotgun sequence genome, one window contains:
- the GDF5 gene encoding growth/differentiation factor 5, whose translation MRLPKLLIFLLWHLAWLDLEFICTVWGAPDLGQRPQGARPGLAKAEAKERPPLARNIFRPGGHSYGGGATSARAKGGTGQTGGLTQPKKDEPKKLPSRLGGSEPKPGHLPQTRQAATRTVTPKGQLPGGKAPPKAGSVPSPFLLKKAREPGPLREPKEPFRPPPITPHEYMLSLYRTLSDADRKGGNSSVKLEAGLANTITSFIDKGQDDRGPVVRKQRYVFDISALEKDGLLGAELRILRKKPSDTAKPGAPSSGRTAQLKLSSCPSGRQPAALLDVRSVPGLDGSGWEVFDIWKLFRNFKNSAQLCLELEAWERGRAVDLRGLGLDRTARQVHEKALFLVFGRTKKRDLFFNEIKARSGQDDKTVYEYLFSQRRKRRAPLATRQGKRPTKNPKARCSRKALHVNFKDMGWDDWIIAPLEYEAFHCEGLCEFPLRSHLEPTNHAVIQTLMNSMDPESTPPTCCVPTRLSPISILFIDSANNVVYKQYEDMVVESCGCR comes from the exons ATGAGACTCCCCAAACTCCTCATTTTCTTGCTTTGGCACCTGGCTTGGCTGGACCTGGAATTCATCTGCACTGTGTGGGGTGCCCCTGACTTGGGCCAGAGACCCCAGGGGGCCAGGCCAGGATTGGCCAAAGCAGAAGCCAAGGAGAGGCCCCCTCTCGCCCGGAACATCTTCAGGCCAGGGGGTCACAGCTATGGTGGAGGGGCCACTAGTGCCAGGGCAAAGGGGGGCACCGGGCAGACAGGAGGCTTGACACAGCCCAAGAAGGATGAACCCAAAAAGCTGCCCTCCAGATTGGGTGGCTCTGAACCCAAGCCAGGACACCTTCCCCAGACAAGGCAGGCTGCAACGCGGACTGTGACCCCAAAAGGACAGCTTCCCGGGGGTAAGGCACCCCCAAAGGCAGGATCTGTCCCCAGCCCCTTCCTGCTGAAGAAGGCCAGAGAGCCTGGGCCCCTGCGAGAGCCCAAGGAGCCGTTCCGCCCGCCCCCCATCACGCCCCATGAGTACATGCTCTCGCTGTACAGGACGCTGTCCGATGCTGACAGAAAGGGAGGCAACAGCAGCGTGAAGTTGGAGGCTGGCCTGGCCAACACCATCACCAGCTTTATTGACAAAGGGCAAG ATGACCGAGGTCCTGTGGTCAGGAAGCAGAGGTACGTGTTTGACATTAGTGCCCTGGAGAAGGATGGGCTGCTAGGGGCTGAGCTGCGGATCTTGCGGAAGAAGCCCTCGGATACGGCCAAGCCAGGGGCCCCCAGCAGCGGGCGGACTGCCCAGCTGAAGCTGTCCAGCTGCCCCAGCGGCCGGCAGCCGGCAGCCTTGCTCGATGTGCGCTCCGTGCCAggcctggatggatctggctggGAGGTGTTCGACATCTGGAAGCTCTTCCGAAACTTTAAGAACTCGGCCCAGCTGTGCCTGGAGCTGGAGGCCTGGGAACGGGGCCGGGCCGTGGACCTCCGTGGCCTGGGCTTGGACCGGACTGCCCGGCAGGTCCACGAGAAGGCCCTGTTCCTGGTGTTTGGCCGCACCAAGAAACGGGACCTGTTCTTTAATGAGATTAAGGCCCGCTCTGGCCAGGATGATAAGACTGTGTATGAGTACCTGTTCAGCCAGCGGCGAAAACGGCGGGCCCCACTGGCCACGCGCCAGGGCAAGCGGCCCACCAAGAACCCCAAAGCCCGCTGCAGTCGGAAGGCACTGCATGTCAACTTCAAGGACATGGGCTGGGACGACTGGATCATCGCACCCCTTGAGTACGAGGCCTTCCATTGTGAGGGGCTTTGCGAGTTCCCCTTGCGTTCCCACCTGGAGCCCACGAACCATGCAGTTATCCAGACCCTGATGAACTCCATGGACCCCGAGTCCACGCCACCCACCTGCTGTGTGCCCACTCGGCTGAGTCCCATCAGCATCCTCTTCATTGACTCCGCCAACAACGTGGTCTATAAGCAGTATGAGGACATGGTTGTGGAGTCTTGTGGCTGCAGGTAG